The following DNA comes from Bacillota bacterium.
TCTGGTCGCTCTCGATGAGGATATCGGTGATGACCACGTCGGCCCCGGCCTTGGCCAAAGCCAAGGCATCCGCCCGCCCGAGCCCGCGCGATCCCCCGGTGACCAGGGCCACCTTACCAGCGAGGGAAAACACGCTCATCCCTCCAGTATAGAGCCCTCCGGCCGGCCCCCGCCGGGGCCGGCCGGAAGGCGTTCCTTAGCCGAAGACCTTGGTCAACCGATAAGCGTCTGCAGTTTCATCGCCAAGGCCATGTCGCCGGCGATCCGCAACCGGCCGCTCATGAAGGCGGCCGTCCCGTTGAGCTTGCCGGCGGCCATGTCCTTGAAGTCGGCCACGCTCATCGTCACCGTGCAGTTGGCCTTGTCCGGCGTGCCCTCGCTGATGACGCCCTTGCTATCGGCGATCTTCACCTGCCAGGTCCCGCCGTCCTCACCGCTCAGGACGAATTGGTAGATCGCATTCAGGCCGGCCAGCCGGCCGGAGTTCTGAGCCATCTTGACGCCGATCTCGGCGAAGACTTCCTTGGTGGTAACCATCTTCTCTTCTCCCCTCCCGATGCTCTGTTCTTCTGGGAAGGACCGGGCCATGACAACAAATCACCGGCGCCGAGGCCGTGAGACTTTCACCCCCTAAGAACTCGCTTGAAGCCGACCGTCGGTCCGTCTTCCCGCCTGACCACCCGGCCCTCGTCCTCGAGGACCTCCAGGTGTCCGAAAACCTCCGACAGCCCCAGGAAGAGGGCGGCCGCCGGCAGGTCCGGGAAGAGCTTCCGGCAGACCTCGAAGGGCGTGTTCTCCCGCTCGCCCATCTCGGTCAGGATGGTGTCCTTGCGGACTTCGTGGAAGGCCAGCCGCGACCGGATCAAGCCCTGGTGATCGGTGATCTCCTGGCCGTGGCCGGGAAGGATGACCGAGAATTCCATCGCCGCCAGGCGGCGCAGGGTCCCCAGGTAGGTCGCCAGGCTGTGATAGCCGCCGTTACCTTGGCCGTTCTCTTCGATCAGGGCGTTGGACGAGATCTCCTTGAGGAGGGTGTCGCCGCTGATCAGCAGGCCGTCCTGCGGGCGGTGGAGACAGATCGCCGCGCGGGCATGCCCGGGGGTGTAAAGGACGGCGAAGTCCCCGGCTCCGGTGCGGATGATCTCCCCCTCGTCGACGTACCGGGCGATCCGGGCACCGGTGCCGAACTTGGAGGCCCAACGGCTGGCCCGCCCGGCCACCGCCCTGACCTCCGGCGGCACGCCCATCCTCAGCATCAACGGGGTGAAGTCGGCCGCCCGGTTCCGCCAATACTCCTCGTAGTCCTCGAAGTAGTCGCGGGTCAGGCGGTGGGCGACGATCCCCGCCCCGCCGGCCCCGGCCACCCTGGCCGCCTGGCCGCAGTGGTCCTGGTGCGGGTGAGTGATGACCACCTGTTCGACCTGGTCGAGTCGATGGCCCCGCTCTTCCACGGCCTCGCCCAGGGTCCGCCAGGCTTCATCGGTCAAGGGCCCGGCCTCGATCAGGGTCACTGGCTTTCCCGGGATCAGGTAGACATTGACGGGCCCGACCGGAAAGGGCGTCGGCACGGGGATCCTGACGATCCCGAGGTTCATTTCGTCGGAAGTCGGCAAAGTCGATCCTCCATGGTCCTCTTAGTGGTCCAAGCTTCTTCCCCTGTCAACCCCGCTTCAGCCCTTCGTAGAAGAAGCTCCAGACGAGGTCGGAAATCTCCCGGTGGTCGAGGCGGCCCTCCGGGTCAAACCACCGATAGGTCCAGTTGCAGGCGCCGATGATGGTCAGGGCGGCCATCTTCGTGTCGAGGGGCCGGAAGTCCCCGGAGTCGACCCCGTCCCGGATGATCTGCTCAAAGAGGAGACGGTAACGCTTGCCGCCCTCTTCCTCCGCCGTCTTCTGCTCCGCGGCCAGGGCGGCCTGGCTGTCGCGCAGGAAGATGGTCAACATGCCGAGGTTTTCGGCGATGATCCGGATGTGCGCCTGGACCGCCTCGCGAAGGCGGTCCCGGGCCGGGCGGTCGGACTCGACGATCCCCTGCAGTTCCTCGATGTAGCGGGCGAGCGACCTGGTGACGATCTGTCCGAGAAGGTCCTCCTTGCTCGTGATGTAGTGATAGAGGCTGCCCTTCTGCAGACCAACGGCGTCGGCCAGATCCTGCATCGATGCGGCGTGGTAGCCCTTCTCCTGGAACAACCGGATGGCGGCGGACAGGATCTCCTCGGACTTGCCGGGATTCATCGGCTTTCCCCCCCGGTCGTTCAGGTGCGGATCACTCCGGCCTGGGCCCACGCCCGGATGTTCGCTGCGGAAATCCCCAAATCCTGCAGGATAGCGGCGGTATCCCGGCCTAGGGCCGGGGCCGGCCTCGGACCGAGGACGGGTCCGGCCGGATCACTCCCTCCCCTCACCGCCACGGGAAAGCCGTCGTCCGGAGGTCGTCCGGCGGCCATCGGCCCGCCGACGGCCTCGGCCAGAGGCACCACCGGGGTCAGACAGCAGTCGTGAAGGGCGGCGAAGCCCTCCCACTCGGTCCGGGTGCGGGCGGCAAAGACCGCGGCCACCTCGGCCGTCATGGCCCGCTGCTGGGCGGACGGGCCGAACTGACGGTCGACCCAGGCCGGACGCTCCACTCCGGCACAGAAGGCCGCCCAGAACTTCGGCTCCAGGGCGCCGAGAGCCATGGTCCCCCCGTCGGCCGTCGAGTAGACATTGTAACAAGCCAGGTTCCCGGCCAGGGGCAGGCCGTCGGGTCCCGGGTAGCGGCCGCTGCCCGCGCCTTCGGCCCGCTGGAGGACCCCGATGATCCTCAAGCCGTCGAGCATGGCGACGTCGAGATGGCAACCTCGCCCGGTCCGGCCGCGGGCCACCAGGGCCCCCAGGACGGCGACCACGGCCAAGAGCCCGCCGCCGGCCACGTCGGCCAGCTGGATGGGAGGAGGCAAGGTGCGGCCGGCCCCATCGGTCAGATAGGCCAGGAGCCCGGAGAGGCCGAGGATGTTCAGGTCGTGGGCCGCCGTCTGACGCGGCCCCGGGCCCTGTCCGAAAGCGGTCAGCGAGCAGTAGATCAACCCGGGGTTGGCCCCCGCCAGCTCGTCGAAGCCGAGGCCCAGACGGTTCATGACCCCCGGCCGGAAGCCCTCCAGAAGGACGTCGGCCCGCCAGGCCAGGGCCATCAGAACCTCCCGCCCCCTCGGGTCCTTAAGGTCCACGGCCAGGCTGCGCTGGCTTCGGTGGAGGTGCTCAAAGTAGAGGTTGCCCCGGGGGCCCAGAGGCGGCATCCCGCGAAGATAGTCGCCGGTCGTCGGCTCCTCGACCTTGACCACGTCGGCTCCCATTGAAGTCAGCAGCCACGAAGCCACTCCGCCCGGCAAGAGGCGGGTCAGGTCGAGGACCCTCAGGCCATCGAGGAAAGACGAGGCCCCCCGCGCCGACCCCACCCCTTCCACCGCCCCCGCCCCCTTCTACAGACCCAACTCATTGCTGATCACCTCGAGCATGACCTCGTCGGTCCCGGCGGCGATCCGC
Coding sequences within:
- a CDS encoding SCP2 sterol-binding domain-containing protein encodes the protein MVTTKEVFAEIGVKMAQNSGRLAGLNAIYQFVLSGEDGGTWQVKIADSKGVISEGTPDKANCTVTMSVADFKDMAAGKLNGTAAFMSGRLRIAGDMALAMKLQTLIG
- a CDS encoding MBL fold metallo-hydrolase, with amino-acid sequence MPTSDEMNLGIVRIPVPTPFPVGPVNVYLIPGKPVTLIEAGPLTDEAWRTLGEAVEERGHRLDQVEQVVITHPHQDHCGQAARVAGAGGAGIVAHRLTRDYFEDYEEYWRNRAADFTPLMLRMGVPPEVRAVAGRASRWASKFGTGARIARYVDEGEIIRTGAGDFAVLYTPGHARAAICLHRPQDGLLISGDTLLKEISSNALIEENGQGNGGYHSLATYLGTLRRLAAMEFSVILPGHGQEITDHQGLIRSRLAFHEVRKDTILTEMGERENTPFEVCRKLFPDLPAAALFLGLSEVFGHLEVLEDEGRVVRREDGPTVGFKRVLRG
- a CDS encoding TetR/AcrR family transcriptional regulator, with the protein product MNPGKSEEILSAAIRLFQEKGYHAASMQDLADAVGLQKGSLYHYITSKEDLLGQIVTRSLARYIEELQGIVESDRPARDRLREAVQAHIRIIAENLGMLTIFLRDSQAALAAEQKTAEEEGGKRYRLLFEQIIRDGVDSGDFRPLDTKMAALTIIGACNWTYRWFDPEGRLDHREISDLVWSFFYEGLKRG
- a CDS encoding CaiB/BaiF CoA-transferase family protein, yielding MEGVGSARGASSFLDGLRVLDLTRLLPGGVASWLLTSMGADVVKVEEPTTGDYLRGMPPLGPRGNLYFEHLHRSQRSLAVDLKDPRGREVLMALAWRADVLLEGFRPGVMNRLGLGFDELAGANPGLIYCSLTAFGQGPGPRQTAAHDLNILGLSGLLAYLTDGAGRTLPPPIQLADVAGGGLLAVVAVLGALVARGRTGRGCHLDVAMLDGLRIIGVLQRAEGAGSGRYPGPDGLPLAGNLACYNVYSTADGGTMALGALEPKFWAAFCAGVERPAWVDRQFGPSAQQRAMTAEVAAVFAARTRTEWEGFAALHDCCLTPVVPLAEAVGGPMAAGRPPDDGFPVAVRGGSDPAGPVLGPRPAPALGRDTAAILQDLGISAANIRAWAQAGVIRT